The Ignavibacteriales bacterium genome has a segment encoding these proteins:
- a CDS encoding pyridoxine 5'-phosphate synthase, translated as MRFCINVDHVATLRNARGETQPDPVTFALMAEQFGVDGIVVHLREDRRHINERDVRLLRELITTKLDLEMAPVNEIIEIACDIHPELATLVPEKRLELTTEGGINVIDNIDQIRSAIERLHEAEIPVSIFIEPDINQIDAAAEINADFIEIHTGNYANAVNEEDIFEELEKVRLAAKHAKKLGLGVNAGHGLNYINMKEFLAVEEIDEVSIGHAVLARGMYVGAEQAIKEMIALTKR; from the coding sequence ATGAGATTCTGTATTAACGTTGATCATGTTGCAACATTGAGAAATGCACGTGGAGAAACTCAGCCGGATCCTGTAACATTTGCTTTGATGGCAGAACAATTCGGAGTAGATGGAATTGTTGTTCATCTGCGTGAAGATCGAAGACATATCAATGAACGCGATGTTCGTCTTCTTCGCGAACTAATCACGACTAAGCTTGATCTTGAAATGGCGCCGGTTAATGAGATAATAGAAATTGCGTGTGATATTCATCCGGAACTTGCGACACTTGTACCTGAGAAACGGCTAGAGCTAACAACCGAAGGCGGAATTAATGTTATTGATAATATCGATCAAATTCGATCTGCCATTGAACGTTTGCATGAAGCGGAAATTCCCGTTTCTATTTTCATCGAACCTGATATAAACCAAATTGATGCTGCAGCCGAAATAAATGCAGACTTCATAGAAATTCACACCGGTAATTACGCTAATGCCGTAAATGAGGAAGATATTTTTGAAGAACTTGAAAAGGTAAGACTTGCAGCTAAACATGCTAAAAAACTTGGACTCGGTGTGAATGCCGGGCACGGTTTGAATTACATCAACATGAAAGAATTTCTTGCTGTCGAAGAAATCGATGAAGTTAGTATTGGTCATGCGGTACTTGCACGGGGAATGTACGTTGGCGCAGAACAAGCAATCAAAGAGATGATTGCGTTAACGAAAAGATAA
- a CDS encoding TIGR02757 family protein has translation MKLSIKETSLKKKLELHYKYFDFSKISPDPLEFPHRFKNFYDIEISAFISSIFAYGNVKQINNSLEKIHQLMNNQPHEFVKNYSYAEGLKLFSDLKHRFYSNEDIAKLFYSLNKIYLNYGSLKYFFLLYYFEKDPNLKNVISFFSRNFVELSSEKGSVTHGIKFMIPDPLKGSACKRMNLFLRWMVRKDELDFGLWNEIPASKLVIPVDTHVAKICKQLKLTKQKNVSWKMAEEITDRLKRFDDSDPVKYDFAICHIGMRKLIF, from the coding sequence TTGAAATTATCTATAAAAGAAACTTCTCTTAAAAAAAAGTTAGAACTTCACTATAAATATTTTGATTTCTCAAAAATATCTCCCGACCCATTAGAATTTCCGCACCGTTTTAAAAATTTTTATGACATAGAAATCTCCGCATTTATCTCTTCTATTTTTGCGTATGGAAACGTCAAACAGATTAACAACTCGCTCGAAAAAATTCATCAACTGATGAATAACCAGCCGCACGAGTTTGTAAAAAACTACTCTTATGCCGAAGGATTAAAACTCTTCAGTGATCTGAAGCACCGCTTTTATTCAAACGAAGATATTGCGAAACTATTTTATTCACTGAATAAAATTTATTTGAATTACGGCTCGCTCAAATATTTTTTCCTTCTATACTATTTTGAGAAGGATCCAAATCTTAAAAATGTCATTTCTTTTTTCTCAAGAAATTTTGTTGAATTAAGTTCAGAGAAAGGAAGCGTCACACACGGAATTAAATTTATGATTCCTGACCCGCTGAAAGGAAGTGCGTGTAAGAGAATGAACCTCTTTTTAAGATGGATGGTAAGAAAAGATGAACTCGATTTCGGCTTATGGAATGAAATCCCGGCGTCTAAACTTGTCATCCCGGTGGATACTCACGTGGCCAAAATTTGCAAGCAACTTAAACTAACAAAACAAAAGAATGTATCCTGGAAAATGGCAGAAGAAATTACTGACCGGCTAAAACGGTTTGATGACTCGGATCCGGTGAAGTATGATTTTGCAATCTGTCATATCGGGATGAGAAAATTAATTTTCTAA
- a CDS encoding tetratricopeptide repeat protein produces the protein MKTKKQKIKSAEVKTISIPKNGKIKSLPFDFSYVYLTILSILFILMCYQNKHIQDDAFITFRYANNFIDGHGLVFNIGERVEGFTSILWVLILSSVKILGLDLVGFSQISGVALGILSIWITFLLTKLFFSNNILYTTPSLKGEKTFFGALVNLLPATMLAFTGAFQYWAISGMEVTLFISFFLISIYLYLEAIRYEKPLTRFSVFISIASLVRPEAVLLFIVLILHFWFRLYKKHENIALNIFFREIVSEKNRTPILIFFLTNFALLIFRLFYYGFPLPNTFYAKTGLSYEYLTAGLDYIYDFFKTYLLYGTILFSASLLFINKEAKQNIGLLLSIIMIFIIYSIVIGGDVLPLFRFVLPVLPLIYILFIKSFLTLGNVLQKRIKNSFENLPAIGTIIISLLIIYYNYITPKEKIEKYSYFENQLVKKMSASGKWLAQKQIESERKLIVAATTIGAVSYYSNARVIDMLGLTDATIAHNPKPIKVISGSLSGWKERNYNIDYLLSQEPDYIYFSTGLKPSAYAERALFLSEDFVNNYYPYFFNAIENYVETIYKRKSPAIEKNKMIRFSENSKFDSNYVNLYNNLLNIKNKPEFRERALSICEQIKKIGPVNFTGAEYQLGLLYEKEGNKENGFRIMEDAADKDDYLSLAHFYLGRHYSIKKNIPLAKTHFELVQKYNPDYFNYQTRHRQKLEN, from the coding sequence TTGAAGACAAAGAAACAAAAGATAAAATCAGCAGAAGTTAAAACCATTAGTATCCCAAAGAACGGGAAAATCAAATCGTTACCTTTCGACTTTTCCTATGTTTATTTAACAATTCTAAGTATTCTTTTCATTTTGATGTGTTATCAGAACAAACATATTCAGGATGATGCGTTCATAACATTTAGATATGCAAATAATTTTATTGACGGTCACGGATTGGTTTTCAATATTGGCGAAAGAGTTGAAGGGTTCACCAGTATTTTGTGGGTATTGATTCTAAGTTCTGTAAAAATTTTAGGTTTAGATCTAGTCGGTTTCTCTCAAATTTCCGGAGTAGCATTAGGCATTCTATCAATCTGGATTACCTTCTTACTAACAAAATTATTTTTCTCAAACAACATTTTATATACAACTCCCTCTTTGAAAGGAGAAAAAACATTTTTTGGTGCATTGGTAAATTTACTTCCGGCTACAATGCTTGCATTTACAGGAGCATTTCAATATTGGGCAATAAGCGGAATGGAGGTAACACTTTTCATTTCATTTTTTCTCATTTCAATTTATTTATATCTCGAAGCAATCCGGTATGAAAAACCTTTAACCCGTTTTTCTGTTTTTATTTCTATCGCATCACTCGTCCGTCCTGAAGCTGTTTTGTTATTCATTGTTCTAATCCTTCACTTCTGGTTCCGTCTGTATAAAAAGCATGAGAATATTGCATTAAATATATTTTTTAGAGAGATTGTTTCAGAGAAGAATAGAACTCCAATCTTGATATTCTTCTTAACAAATTTTGCACTTCTTATCTTCCGGCTTTTTTATTACGGCTTCCCTCTTCCAAATACATTTTATGCGAAGACCGGACTTTCTTATGAATATTTGACTGCGGGATTAGATTACATTTATGATTTCTTTAAAACTTATCTGCTATACGGAACCATTTTATTTTCGGCATCATTACTTTTCATTAACAAGGAAGCAAAACAAAATATTGGTTTGCTCCTATCGATTATAATGATTTTTATAATTTACTCTATTGTAATCGGTGGTGATGTACTTCCTCTATTCAGGTTTGTTCTTCCGGTTCTCCCTTTAATTTATATTCTTTTCATAAAGTCTTTTCTCACTTTGGGAAATGTTTTGCAGAAGAGAATAAAGAATAGTTTTGAAAACCTTCCGGCAATTGGTACGATCATTATTTCCCTTCTAATAATTTATTATAATTATATAACTCCAAAAGAAAAGATCGAAAAATATTCTTACTTCGAAAATCAGTTGGTGAAGAAAATGAGTGCAAGCGGAAAGTGGTTGGCACAAAAGCAAATTGAATCAGAGAGAAAATTAATAGTTGCTGCAACTACAATCGGAGCGGTCTCATACTATTCTAATGCTAGAGTAATTGATATGCTGGGTCTTACAGATGCCACAATTGCTCATAACCCGAAACCGATTAAAGTGATTTCCGGCAGTCTTAGCGGTTGGAAAGAAAGAAATTATAATATTGATTACCTCCTTTCGCAAGAACCGGATTACATTTATTTTTCAACTGGCCTCAAGCCGAGTGCTTATGCCGAACGCGCACTTTTTTTGTCTGAAGATTTCGTCAATAATTACTACCCTTATTTCTTCAATGCAATAGAAAATTACGTAGAGACAATCTACAAACGTAAATCTCCGGCGATAGAAAAAAATAAAATGATTCGCTTTTCAGAAAATTCCAAATTCGATTCAAATTATGTTAATCTTTACAACAATCTTCTAAATATCAAAAACAAGCCGGAGTTTAGAGAAAGAGCTTTATCGATTTGCGAACAGATTAAAAAAATCGGGCCGGTCAATTTTACAGGAGCAGAATATCAGTTAGGGCTGTTGTATGAAAAAGAAGGAAATAAAGAAAATGGATTCAGAATAATGGAGGATGCTGCAGATAAAGACGATTATCTTTCCTTAGCTCATTTCTATTTGGGCAGGCATTATTCAATCAAAAAAAATATTCCTCTTGCAAAAACACATTTCGAATTAGTTCAGAAATACAATCCAGATTATTTTAATTACCAAACCCGGCACAGACAAAAGTTAGAAAATTAA
- a CDS encoding aminoacyl-histidine dipeptidase translates to MGEVLGQLKPELLWNHFEEICRIPHPSRKEEKLAQYIVSFAKKNNLESARDDFGNVVIRKAATPGKENLLPVVMQGHLDMVAEKNSNVTHDFEKDPIQCYIDGDWVKAKGTTLGGDNGVGVAAALAIMESNDIEHGPIEALFTLDEETGLFGAQALKPGFLNGKILMNLDSEEDGALYIGCAGGQTTIAKFKSDLKDVPGKTTAFEIKVSGLKGGHSGLDINAGRGNAIKLMTRLLHELNYTFGIRLVSINGGSKHNAIPREAFAVIRVDKKFGAETLAYIERYCKIVQAENSTVEPDLAVVATESKSKSKVMDKTTTKHLIDSLYAVPNGVIKMSADIPGLVETSTNLAVVVTKGKVVEATLSQRSSVESEKNDISNSIAAFFKLAKAEVTQGDGYPGWKPDINSTVLVTMKNVYHQMYGNYPEVKAIHAGLECGIIKEHYPDMDMISFGPTLMDVHSPAEKIQISTVSKFWDLLKAVLKNIPSN, encoded by the coding sequence ATGGGAGAAGTATTAGGACAATTAAAACCAGAATTATTGTGGAATCATTTTGAAGAGATCTGCAGAATTCCGCATCCTTCAAGAAAAGAAGAGAAACTTGCTCAGTATATCGTTTCGTTTGCTAAAAAAAATAATTTGGAAAGCGCACGTGATGATTTCGGCAATGTTGTAATTCGTAAAGCTGCTACTCCAGGTAAAGAGAACCTGTTACCGGTAGTGATGCAGGGTCATCTTGATATGGTGGCTGAAAAAAATTCCAATGTAACTCACGATTTCGAAAAAGATCCAATTCAATGTTATATCGATGGCGATTGGGTTAAAGCCAAAGGAACAACTCTTGGCGGTGATAACGGTGTTGGAGTTGCGGCAGCACTTGCAATTATGGAATCTAATGATATTGAACATGGTCCAATTGAAGCCTTATTTACACTCGATGAAGAAACTGGATTATTCGGCGCACAGGCCCTTAAACCAGGATTTTTGAACGGTAAAATATTGATGAACCTTGATTCCGAAGAAGATGGCGCTCTCTATATCGGCTGTGCAGGTGGACAGACTACAATTGCAAAATTTAAATCTGATTTGAAAGATGTTCCTGGAAAAACTACGGCGTTTGAAATTAAAGTATCCGGTTTGAAAGGCGGACACAGCGGATTGGACATCAATGCAGGTCGCGGCAACGCAATTAAATTGATGACTCGTTTACTTCATGAACTTAATTATACTTTCGGAATTCGTCTTGTAAGTATTAACGGCGGAAGTAAACATAATGCAATTCCTCGTGAAGCATTTGCTGTAATAAGAGTAGACAAAAAATTTGGTGCCGAGACTCTCGCTTATATAGAGAGATATTGTAAAATTGTTCAAGCCGAAAATTCAACAGTTGAACCTGATTTAGCAGTTGTAGCAACGGAATCTAAATCGAAATCTAAAGTAATGGATAAAACTACAACAAAGCACCTGATCGATTCTCTTTATGCAGTGCCGAACGGCGTTATAAAAATGAGTGCTGATATTCCAGGTTTAGTAGAGACCTCAACGAATCTTGCTGTTGTAGTTACGAAAGGGAAAGTCGTAGAAGCTACATTGAGCCAGAGAAGTTCTGTCGAATCTGAGAAAAATGATATCTCGAATTCAATAGCAGCATTTTTCAAATTAGCAAAAGCAGAAGTAACTCAAGGTGATGGTTATCCTGGATGGAAACCTGATATTAATTCTACTGTGCTAGTAACTATGAAAAATGTATATCATCAAATGTATGGGAACTATCCTGAAGTAAAAGCTATTCATGCGGGACTGGAATGCGGAATAATTAAAGAACATTATCCTGATATGGATATGATTTCTTTTGGTCCTACTCTTATGGATGTTCATTCACCGGCTGAAAAAATTCAAATCAGCACAGTTTCTAAATTCTGGGATCTACTAAAAGCAGTTTTAAAAAATATTCCTTCTAACTAA
- a CDS encoding aminopeptidase, producing the protein MKLTQLDKASIIAIRDCMGTQPNETVLIVTDEFKKKIGYSLFQNAKRLGHESLFVEMKSKEMHGQEPIPQVAELMKMFDVVLCPTAKSLTHTNARRNASALGVRIATFPGITEEIMIRGLNADYHRIAALTIKLQEILNDVNLVRVTTPLGTDITMDITGRKALPSKGLFHKKGESGNLPTGEAYIAPLEGKSNGVFFVDGSMASLGVVKGKPIRIEVKDGFAINISGSAQAKKLDATLNKFGNLSRNIAEFGIGTNHKAKLSGVLLEDEKVMGTIHIALGDNKSMGGTVDIPIHLDGVVKKPTVYFDGKMIMKNGKLLV; encoded by the coding sequence ATGAAATTAACACAACTTGACAAAGCTTCCATAATTGCAATCCGTGATTGCATGGGCACACAGCCTAATGAGACAGTTCTAATCGTTACGGATGAATTCAAAAAGAAAATCGGTTATTCGCTTTTTCAAAATGCAAAACGTCTTGGGCATGAATCATTATTTGTAGAAATGAAATCAAAAGAAATGCATGGTCAGGAACCGATACCACAAGTTGCGGAGCTTATGAAAATGTTTGATGTTGTTTTATGCCCTACTGCAAAGTCACTAACACATACAAATGCAAGAAGAAACGCTTCAGCGTTAGGTGTACGTATTGCAACATTTCCAGGTATTACAGAAGAAATTATGATACGGGGATTGAATGCAGATTATCATAGAATTGCAGCTCTCACTATCAAACTTCAAGAAATATTAAATGATGTCAATCTGGTTAGAGTAACAACGCCGCTTGGAACTGATATTACGATGGACATCACCGGAAGGAAAGCTCTTCCGAGTAAAGGACTCTTTCATAAAAAAGGGGAAAGCGGAAATCTTCCTACTGGTGAAGCTTATATTGCACCGCTCGAAGGAAAATCGAACGGAGTTTTTTTTGTTGACGGTTCGATGGCATCACTTGGCGTTGTAAAAGGGAAACCGATTCGTATTGAAGTTAAAGATGGTTTTGCAATAAATATTTCCGGCAGCGCTCAAGCAAAAAAACTTGATGCTACATTAAACAAATTTGGAAATCTATCAAGAAACATTGCGGAATTTGGTATCGGTACAAATCACAAAGCTAAATTGAGCGGCGTTCTTCTGGAAGATGAAAAAGTAATGGGGACAATCCATATTGCTCTCGGCGATAATAAATCGATGGGAGGAACTGTTGATATTCCGATCCATCTCGATGGCGTTGTTAAGAAACCAACAGTTTATTTCGATGGGAAAATGATAATGAAGAACGGTAAACTATTGGTTTAA
- a CDS encoding oligopeptide transporter, OPT family: MAEQKKHVPFVSSETNMAEFTIRALVIGLVLAVVLGAANAYLGLKAGMTIAATYPAAVIGMAIIKLFKGTILEENFARTVGSIGESIAAGAIFTLPAFYIAGIWDPFFTPGNYALSAAIMMAGGVLGIMFVAMLRRVMVEDVELPFPESVAAAEIHKAGRHGGTGSKFLFSAMGFGAAIQALGQFRLFATSADGLISLSKGNILFRSPDVSPAYMGVGYIIGPRLAALNFSGGVIAWGLLAPLITYFKFGTTPMEGLDWAGTIIAVWKTYVRPIAIGGMLVGAAFTLWKMRKNLITGIARSVGDVKKAATGEHVVDRTEKDISFKWIMIGILLTGVATFFIYNYFAQDLVAALVATIVMIVAGFFFAAVSGYLVGIIGSSNNPISGLTLSTLVVAALLMVALGMKGIQGVGAVLGVAAVVCVAAAVAGEMLQDLKAGHILGGTPWKMQIGDLIGVAVSAAVMFIPLIVLHEGDIKMGGTGFGGENLPAPQASLMAILSKGIVAGDMEWILIFTGMLMGVGFIMMNVKSPMLVSVGMYLPLGTTFAIFVGGLIKGAVEMVNEKKKFNAAQKSRVENNGILIAAGLIAGEALIGLLFAALAFFDISIYHIFENPSFYVSLLVFAFIAWLLIRIPVKNAGRPDEPAPPQVSM; this comes from the coding sequence ATGGCGGAACAAAAGAAACATGTTCCATTTGTTTCATCGGAAACAAATATGGCAGAATTTACAATTCGAGCTCTTGTGATCGGACTTGTCCTTGCAGTAGTTCTAGGTGCGGCAAATGCGTATCTAGGATTGAAAGCTGGAATGACAATAGCCGCCACTTATCCGGCCGCTGTTATCGGCATGGCAATAATTAAACTTTTTAAGGGAACGATTCTCGAAGAAAATTTTGCCCGTACTGTTGGTTCAATTGGTGAATCAATTGCTGCCGGTGCGATCTTCACTTTACCCGCATTTTATATTGCGGGAATATGGGATCCTTTTTTCACTCCGGGAAATTATGCACTATCTGCAGCAATTATGATGGCTGGTGGTGTTCTTGGAATTATGTTTGTAGCAATGCTTCGCAGAGTGATGGTTGAAGATGTTGAACTTCCTTTCCCGGAATCCGTAGCAGCTGCAGAGATTCATAAAGCTGGCCGCCATGGTGGAACCGGCTCTAAATTTTTATTCAGCGCAATGGGTTTTGGCGCAGCTATTCAAGCTTTAGGACAATTTAGATTATTCGCAACAAGTGCAGACGGACTTATTTCTTTAAGTAAAGGAAATATTTTATTTCGTTCTCCAGACGTTAGCCCAGCCTATATGGGCGTTGGATATATAATTGGTCCGAGGTTGGCTGCATTGAATTTTAGCGGTGGTGTAATTGCTTGGGGACTACTAGCCCCACTTATTACTTATTTTAAATTCGGTACTACTCCCATGGAAGGTCTTGATTGGGCAGGAACTATCATTGCAGTTTGGAAAACATATGTTAGACCAATCGCAATCGGTGGAATGTTGGTTGGCGCCGCATTTACATTATGGAAAATGAGAAAAAATTTAATCACAGGTATTGCGCGGTCGGTTGGTGATGTTAAGAAAGCTGCTACCGGCGAGCACGTTGTAGATCGAACAGAAAAAGACATTTCATTTAAATGGATTATGATCGGTATTCTTCTGACCGGAGTTGCAACATTTTTCATCTACAATTATTTCGCACAAGATTTAGTTGCAGCATTAGTTGCAACAATCGTTATGATTGTAGCCGGATTTTTCTTTGCTGCAGTTTCTGGTTATCTAGTTGGAATCATCGGATCAAGTAATAATCCAATTAGCGGTTTAACTTTATCAACTTTAGTTGTTGCGGCATTGTTAATGGTTGCTCTTGGTATGAAAGGAATACAAGGAGTTGGAGCCGTACTTGGAGTTGCCGCTGTTGTTTGTGTTGCGGCAGCCGTTGCCGGTGAGATGCTTCAGGATCTAAAGGCAGGTCATATCCTTGGTGGTACACCTTGGAAAATGCAGATCGGCGATTTAATTGGCGTAGCAGTTTCTGCCGCCGTAATGTTTATTCCACTTATAGTCTTACACGAAGGTGATATAAAAATGGGAGGCACCGGGTTTGGTGGTGAAAACCTACCTGCACCACAAGCAAGTTTAATGGCAATTCTATCAAAAGGAATTGTTGCCGGTGATATGGAATGGATCTTAATCTTTACAGGTATGTTGATGGGTGTTGGTTTTATTATGATGAATGTTAAAAGTCCGATGCTTGTTAGCGTTGGTATGTACTTACCATTAGGAACTACATTTGCAATTTTTGTTGGCGGTTTAATTAAAGGTGCCGTTGAAATGGTAAATGAAAAGAAGAAATTTAACGCTGCTCAAAAATCAAGGGTGGAAAATAATGGAATACTAATAGCCGCTGGTCTAATTGCCGGCGAAGCCTTAATTGGGCTTTTATTCGCGGCATTGGCTTTCTTCGATATATCAATATACCATATTTTTGAAAACCCAAGTTTCTATGTCAGTTTATTAGTGTTTGCTTTTATAGCTTGGTTGTTAATTAGGATTCCGGTTAAGAATGCCGGAAGACCCGATGAACCAGCTCCTCCTCAAGTATCTATGTAA
- a CDS encoding MFS transporter, with product METQSLQKPEPHALLRWGILLLISLAMFGNYYIYDSVSPLADLLVKQLHFTDSDIGLLQGIYSFPNIIMVLIGGIIIDRIGTRISVVIFTLLIMIGAIITALSSQLFFMAAGRLIFGMGAESMIVAITTIIARWFKGKELSFAFGLNLTVARLGSFLALNSPTWGKSLYEYWQTPLLITIAAGVFAFVTIIIYYILDAYAAKRYALPEEGKQDKIVFKEIFTFHKSFWYITALCVTFYSAMFPFQTFAIKFFQDAHGTSREVGGNLSSMLTLAAMFFTPLFGLMADKIGKRSLLMMFGSLLIIPVYLMMAYKFGRLAVMSPSDFINININFVDIHAAIPIYLLLPMSMMGIAFSLVPAVMWPSVALIIDSPKLGTAYGLMTMIQNIGLFGFNLLIGFANDFSGASAANPAGYNAGMWIFSSLGFFGLLFAYLLRRSELGANGHGLEKGYSKTN from the coding sequence ATGGAAACTCAATCCTTACAAAAACCGGAACCGCATGCATTGCTAAGATGGGGAATTCTTCTTCTCATCAGTTTGGCAATGTTTGGCAATTACTATATATATGATTCAGTAAGTCCTCTCGCAGATCTTCTCGTTAAGCAACTACATTTCACAGATTCCGATATCGGTTTGCTTCAAGGGATTTACAGTTTTCCAAATATTATAATGGTTCTTATCGGCGGAATTATAATAGACAGGATCGGCACAAGAATCTCCGTCGTGATTTTCACACTTCTAATTATGATAGGTGCGATTATCACAGCGTTAAGCAGTCAATTATTTTTCATGGCTGCCGGACGTTTGATTTTTGGTATGGGTGCTGAATCTATGATAGTCGCGATCACAACAATTATAGCAAGATGGTTTAAAGGAAAGGAATTGTCGTTTGCATTCGGTTTGAATTTGACTGTAGCACGTCTTGGTTCTTTCCTGGCACTTAATTCTCCCACATGGGGAAAAAGTTTATATGAATATTGGCAGACACCTTTATTAATAACGATTGCTGCCGGAGTATTTGCATTTGTTACTATTATAATTTATTACATTCTGGATGCTTACGCAGCTAAGAGATATGCCCTTCCGGAAGAAGGAAAGCAGGATAAAATTGTATTCAAGGAAATTTTTACTTTTCATAAATCATTCTGGTATATCACCGCACTTTGTGTAACGTTTTATTCTGCCATGTTTCCATTTCAAACATTCGCAATTAAATTTTTTCAAGATGCGCACGGTACTTCCCGTGAAGTAGGGGGAAATCTTTCGAGTATGCTAACATTGGCGGCAATGTTTTTCACACCGCTTTTTGGATTGATGGCTGATAAGATTGGAAAAAGATCTTTGTTAATGATGTTCGGTTCTCTTCTAATTATTCCTGTTTATCTCATGATGGCTTATAAATTTGGCAGACTGGCAGTAATGTCTCCGTCAGATTTTATAAATATTAATATCAACTTTGTTGATATTCATGCCGCCATCCCAATCTATCTACTTCTTCCAATGTCGATGATGGGAATAGCATTCTCTCTTGTTCCGGCGGTAATGTGGCCTTCGGTAGCTCTTATTATTGACAGTCCCAAACTTGGTACTGCATACGGATTGATGACTATGATTCAGAATATCGGTTTATTCGGATTCAATCTACTCATCGGTTTTGCAAATGATTTTTCCGGAGCGAGCGCAGCTAATCCTGCAGGTTATAATGCGGGAATGTGGATTTTCTCTTCACTCGGGTTCTTCGGATTACTCTTTGCATATCTTTTAAGGCGAAGTGAACTCGGTGCCAATGGACACGGTTTGGAAAAAGGGTACTCCAAAACAAATTAA
- a CDS encoding PqqD family protein has translation MQVSFSERRKILKGANYLELTPLRLYEEEISEENLVSIIIPKFQNKFAVRFINPKLKSPVIRLKLDELGTAVWLLIDGKRKVDKIGKLLLEKFGDKIEPVNERLTKFLTGLYEQRFITFQEINKGN, from the coding sequence ATGCAGGTAAGTTTTTCTGAACGACGAAAAATATTAAAAGGCGCAAACTATTTAGAACTAACTCCACTTCGATTGTATGAAGAAGAAATTTCAGAAGAAAATTTGGTTTCTATTATTATTCCAAAATTTCAAAATAAATTTGCAGTCCGGTTTATTAATCCAAAATTAAAATCACCTGTAATCAGACTGAAATTAGACGAATTAGGTACCGCTGTTTGGTTGTTGATTGACGGAAAAAGAAAAGTTGATAAAATCGGTAAACTTCTTCTGGAAAAATTTGGGGATAAAATTGAACCTGTAAATGAGAGATTAACAAAATTTTTAACAGGACTTTATGAACAACGTTTCATCACATTCCAAGAAATAAATAAAGGAAATTAA